In Helicoverpa armigera isolate CAAS_96S chromosome 17, ASM3070526v1, whole genome shotgun sequence, the sequence tattaaagttaggCACAACCATAAGTCTTATAATGCCTTAAAGACTACTTATATACTACTCATGGACCACGAAAGTGTCACTAACGAATTTGCCCTGCCTTTTACTCCCTCTATTAGCAGActtattataatcatcggcagggatattgagccctgaccttcacctgcgcttcagaagcaatttattggtttattgcctaatgtgtacagtgcgcaaagcgatccccactcttccgccgagagctcaatatccgtgccgataactatacaatcTTACCTCTTCTGTAGCCCATTTCTTCTTTATGCAGTTTGTCATACATGCCCGGGTAGTCCTTCATGACGTCACGCTTTTCGTCCTCACTGTCCCCAGCGTCCTCTGACTTCCAGAGGTCAAAATTTATCTGCAGTGgttgaaaaatagaaaaaaaaaataagttatatgACTATCTCTTATGTGTGTCTAATAGCAATTGACCAGTTTTGGTAGAAATAATATAGATAGATTAGATTATATTGATTGATGCAGGAACACCTGGAAAGTTGCTAGCTGATATTATATTACATGAATATGATATTATGTAAAACCCCAGTATACATAGAAATGTACAAACATTAAACCAATTTTGcttacatctatactaatattataaagctgaagagtttgtttgtttgtttgaacatgctaatctcaggaactactggtccgatttgaacaattcggtgttagatagcctatttaccgaggaaggctataggctactttttatctgggttcgtgcagagattcccacgggatgcggatgaaaccggcagaagctagttgatcATAATACAAGAAAAGTCTGAAGacagaatgttttttttctttatctggTGAATAAGCTCTTAGATATTTAGGATAAAAACTAAGGAAGGATATAATCAAAAATTTTTAAATAGGATGCAGAAACAATTCATAAACATTAAATCATAGAGGTATGTCAAGCATATTGAAACAATAAGTGTGTTTAAAACATAACAATAAGCCAATACAATGAAATAACAACTATTTGTTTACTGCTTTGTTGATTTAACTGACACAAATTCTCCAGTCtcaatagcaaaaaatatgtgttatagTTATGGCGACATTCAAAGAATTTAGGCACTCTGGATTATACCAAAATTAATCACAATTACTATGCATTTTATTGTGGTATTTGGTATTTGTGATAAGGTCAACTTAGTAACTAAGCTAATCAGTTATGGTCAGATAAGCCAAATGATTATGTCATTTATGTTGATAGGTAAGTTAGGGTGCTAGGTACATGAACTTACTGTATTATACAAGAAACATTTATGCTGGATGAGACCACTTTGCTTAAATTATAGTGCAAAAGTTGGACAGAATAAATGAAGCAATTTCAACAAATGTGTCTTATAATACTCAGCATTGTCTAAAGGTGGActaaaagtatgaaaaaaaatcagATAAAGGACACATTGAAAAAGGTACCACCAAAATGTCAGTGCCAATCAGTCAGTTTAACATTGAAGGGTTAAattcaaacacaaaatatttatttgctggATAAGGCATAATTGCATCCAAGCCTGATTTCAACCTTGGCGCCTGTTCTGATACAAGGAGATCTATTAATGAGGTATCTTTGCGgtatcttattaaaatatacaaaagtttCGCCTATACTACTTTAACAGTTAGTTATTAAAACCAGGGGTTGGCTTTAGTATCGTTTGGCAGGCGGACGGGGCTAAAAGTGGTTAAATCTGGTAGAGGGTGGGTCTCCGATTATAACGCTACCACTCTTGTTACAAGGTAATGGATATTTTTcgagaaatttacaaaaaatgtttctaacCTCAAATCAGATAAAACGCGTAATGTCAACGTTATTCGGTGAAACGGAACGTTAAAATGGGCGATCGACAACCGAATGTGTTTTAGTATATCGTCTGTGGTGTACAAATCCGTGAAAAGgaacgcaaaaaataaataaatgtctctGGTTTTTGCATTAAGTGTCATTTGTGATTAGCTGTCATTCCGTTTCTCTTCGAGTTGCATCAATGTACTATGATGTTATTTCAAATAACATCTTATTTCTCTTAGTATGCAcgagcgagcgaagcgagctcgcGACTTAGGGCACCCCCGACTCGGATAGGTTAGGTTCGAAGGGGATGGCGGGGTCTGCAAGACCCCGCCATTCCCttcgtggttatttttttttaaaccacccaGAAGTAGGAGCCCCGCGTAGCGGGGCTCCGTCAACTTTGCCTTTGTTCGTATTGATTAGAAGTACTTGCACTTAATTTACCGACCGTAGTGGGTGATTATAGTGTTTTGAGGTTAGGTTACAAATATctatttttctcaaaaattatGCGTTACCTTGTAACGGGAGTGGTACCAGAGGATAGGGGTGGAGCCCCCACCACCCCCCCCCCCTTTTCCTCCCCCTCCGCCTGCCAAACGATACTAAATTTTTACCAAAACCAGTATTATTTACCTTTAGCCAGGCAGGCTTCTGTGGTTGAGCAGTCAATCTGGGCCACCAAGCAGGCTTGTCCTTCTGTAAGATGATGTCCACTCGGTTCTCAAACACCCGGACTGTGGGAACATGGTTATTTTCAGCCTGAAAGAAGATATTGTAGTGAAGTAACAATAGTATATTATTAAACTAGAATCTACACTAGAATATAGAATTCTTATTAGAATCTACTTTCAAGTAATTATTGAATGGATGAGTATATTTTTAGTCTATGGAGCAGTTGATTCTTAGTTTAAATGGATTGTTGTTCCATATTTGCGTAGGTACTCAATCAAGAAAGTAGCCTGGATaaatgctatttttttttgtttacttactgTTTTTATAGATGAATATAAATCCAAACTAAACTCATAAAGACTCTCGCCTCGGGCCCCTACCCCTTCTGCTgagaatttaatgttattttcgaGAACATTCACATCaggttttataacattttttagtTCAATCTTCAATGAAATTGCACTCTCTGTTTGAGCCCAGTAAACAAACGGGCTCGGGATAATCATTATGTATTGCTCTACACCTGGTTACAATTCACAGTACGGCGCGGCGTAAATAAACATTCACTgtctcaataaataataaattgttaaattgaaataaattctcTCCATAGACCTACTGACAGCCAACCGGCTTCGAATTTGTGTTGCCAGTTGCCAACAACAATATGGATGGATGTAAAATGGAAGGGATAAATCGAAGAGGGTAGAGACGGCAAAGTAAAGGTACAAATCCACGGCAGACTTGCAGCTGCAGACACCGTCTGCAACCGTGGCGGCCAGTGTTTGTAGGGTGCAGCGACTGCAGCGGATCGCATCTAGCGTCAAGCACAGTGTCGACTTTCTCGAGAGTCGATGAAAAAGTACCTATTGTGCAGCCGCAGCCGGCATCACGTTGCTCTTGGAATAGAGGCGACCATGACCGCAAGCAACACTGCGTTTGACTGCAGCCGCTTGACGCTGCTCTTGGACTTGTACCTTTTATACTAAATTGGCCTACCGTGGTCTCGCATATTTCATATATTTGTTTGAGGACATATTTTGAAtcagatacatatttttacacCCATACAGATAGTCATATAAGTTCATACGAGCTGtctttattaaaagcttttgaGTAGATCATAGTAGATTAGGACTCTATCCTCTGTTTCTCATTTTTTATAGTCTATTACATTGTATCTATTATCTATAGCACAGCAGTCTATGGTCTGTCTGTCAAAAAGCCGTTTGCTGCTGTTGATGGGTGTCGAGTTTCTATAAATTCTCATTTTAATCTTCTTACTTTGTGATTCAGTATATTCTCCGTTGACTAAAAATGGTTTAATTATTATCTCGCGCAATAAATTAAGCACTGTGGCAGTTTTCTGACTCTGATAGAAGTTGTAAACAAATCCAAAATGTCCGTTCCTAGCACTGGATTGAGCAAATTGAAGAAGAAACATATTCGTGTAAAACATCAAAAAGTGAAACTTTTTCGTGCAAATGAACCATTACTATCTGTATTTATGTGGGGTGTAAATCATAcggtaattatttaatattttatggtctAATTGTAGAAGTATGGCGGGTGTGTAATCCTATTTGAAACGATCTCGGCAAGCGAAGCATCATTATTATGTCATTTCGCTCACAACTGGTTTGTTGTGGTTTAACAATGTTTACATTAGAATTTAgcttaataaaaaacttattgaaaCACTTGTGTCCTATTGTAATTTTTGGCACACtgtcaataaataatgttttttatgtgtCTCCTTGCCATTGAATATAAATAGACTAATAAGCTTTATTGCGTTGGACTTAGGTTCGATGAATATGTTGGTCACATAGTATTAATTTGCATTTATGTGTGTAGtaaactattgttattattttcagataAATGAGCTAAGTCATGTCACAATTCCGGTCATGCTCCTTCCGGACGACTTCAGAGCGTACTCCAAGCTCAAAGTGGACAACCATTTATTTAACAAGTAAGAGTTATACAAAGTACTCAtcaatcaatttacaaaattaaaatttacactTCCCAAGACATGCTAAATTTTGCAACATAGgggtttaatataattaaaaaaaaaactgtctatgTTTAGATATAGTTGAGAGTTAATGAAAAATCTGTGCAATGTATTGATCTGACTGGATTTGGTCCCTTAgaggtatttataaaaaaatatgtaagacacaaaagttaaaaagaaagatattgtaaaattattttgtagtgaTTATTAGTTGAGTAAAGTTGGGTGCCACatgttgcaaaaaaaaaactgtaacaaaCAAGCATTATATCTTCAAAGATATAACACAAAAGAAGTCAAGGTTCAAATCTAAATAACATACAATAACAGAATCCTTTGTTGAATCACTCCAGacttaaacattaaaattcttaCTAAAACTATTTTGAGAGAATTTACAATTGTACGATAAACACGCTAGACATTCAAGGACAGATTATTTTCAAACCAGATATTGCTAGTACTGGGAATAGACAcatgtgttctattttttttaatggtagtATCTCTATGATATAGTTGTAATTATTACTGGCACTTATGTTTGAATAGGTGACTGAAGTTAGCTGATTGCCTGCCCAGAATATATcccactagccgttttcccgcggtttcatccgcgtcccgtggaagctactacccgcaccgggataaaatatagcctatgttactcgcagataatatggcttttaatggtgaaagaatatttaaaatcggtccagttgtttttgagtttatccattacaaccaaacaaacaaagttttcctctttataatattaggatagatatatttttttttcaaaattgtccACTGCAGCCAGATCTTGAGAGAATTTACAACTGTATGAAATACACGCTAGACATTCAAGGACAGATTATTTTCTAACTAGATATTGCTAGTGGGAATAGACACATGTGTTCTATATTGCATGCTACATAGATTTTCCTTCAAGGAAGTACTATGAATTAGTCATGCTTGACTTAAATTGAGGATAATGAGGCAACTAAAAATTGCAGATAGGCATTTTTATGGTAGTATGTCTATCATATACtggtaattattattactagtaCTTTATGTCTGAAATAAATGGGTGACTGAAGTGAGATGATAGGctgtatagaaaatataatgttttagcCAAGGGTAAAAACAAATGTCTACTCTTTGaaatattagtgtagatgtaCTTAAGATATTCTCTTTCTAACATAAATGGTGGGCCAACAAAATTGATAGGCagacattatttaaattctgcAGTATAGCTGCTGATGTTTGTCAGCGAATTGAATCGATCACTTGTCAAATTCATGGTAGAATTCCAAGTTAAACAGAACACAAAAAAAGCTTTCCCTCTTAAATGTCTGCCTAGTGTGCATAGTAGTATCACAAAATTATATTGGTGtaattaaaagatattttcCTCAAAGTATTTGAAAGAAATTTATAGGAGAGTAGTATAGAGCTTGTTTTTTGATTACAAAACAGCAATGTTTATTGCTTCCCAGTTCCATGATTTGCATGGAtgaatagattattattttttacattatttgacATAAATTGGGCCGAAAAATTGTAACAAACATGTTGTTACTGTGAAAACATCATAAatctatttagttttttttttcataaagtttGAAGATAATGTAGAAAATATTCATGCGAGAATCTAGTTAGATAGTTGATTTATCTGTTTGTATTCTATTcttttctaagaattaaatagaaatacaagatttaaattttttacaaaacatttttatattcttgctaaaaattggaaacataatgtaggtattcagtataccaataaataaattctgtgAAACTTCAAtctatttttctaaatcttcaTAAAACATGTGCACAGATAATCATACATTTAGCATTATTTGATAAGTAGGGATTAAAGTTCTATTTAATTAGTGATAAGATCgattttatcgatatatttatcTAGGTCCCCCATAATCTAACTAATAGGGTACCTAATATTGAGATAGGTTTTGCAATCTTAATTTATACTGAGTCATTTCCTCATGTATGTTTAATCTAGTTACCATTATGCAGTATTTTCGTCAATCATATATTCTGAAGAAGCTACAGTGTAGCTTCTTCAGAATATGTGTAGCTGCTACACCTACATTCTATTCGCGGTTTTCACATTCGGCCTATGGGGACTTCTTGCTTAcagggataaaaagtagaaagCCATCCTGAAATGATTTTCAAATCATACCTTAACTGTTCCAGTTCAAAATAGCtctcagatttataatatttgcataGATACTATTTCTCCAAGTTCGATCTATGAACACATTTAATAATGTCTAGCTAATATTCGGCAAAATGAAGATAAAATCGTAGCAGATATACTGAgctattttcaaatttaatatttgtattagaaaataatattctcCCTGTGTTTCAAAAGTTATTTGCGTCCACAAATAGTAACACAAAGTCATCATGCAATCTGTAATCTGATGCCTATTAAGATCCATTTAAACCATATTATAATCTTTGCTTATAAACGTATGGTGCGTCAATGCTAATAAAATTGATAGAGCTAAATTATTCTTCTAATGGTATATTAATGGGTTGATACCTTTTGTGGTAACGGGACAAAGAAACAGAGGCAATTACtgatattgtataataataacttacctcttcctaaaataaaagtaatctacatacatatgtataaaatacgCAAGTGGTTTCCTTTCAATATCGTAATGGATTTATGGTAATTCTATCGAAACGAAAAGCAGGTACATTTCCTATGACCCACTAGGGTTGTTTGTTCATCCAGGACAATGTCAACACCAGTTTATCGATTGTTTCAGAGAAAACATGCCATCTCACTTCAAGGTCAAGGAGTACTGCCCCCTGGTATTCAGGAATCTACGAGAGAGGTTCGGAATCGATGACCTAGACTACAAGGAGTCGCTCACAAGGTACAACCCTAACAGTAATACCCGCCCATAGCCAATACCGCAGTCAAACTGGACTGGCACGAGTGATACGCTAacgataatattatttctttattgattatgtatttatttatgtttatttttattcccaTATTGTATTATCTGGCATCCTCGATCCCACATCCCGTCCTGTGGTCCCTAGGTTTAGAAAGCCAGATAACTACCTGTGTTCGAGGCCCCAGAAGAGGCCTGGCGGCTTGCTGCGGCGGTCGGCGACTGCGCCTAACGGGGTTGCCAACCTGAAAAACGAAACACACCAAGAGAGCATATTCCACGATGCAAGCGAGTTCGTCAAACGAGGGCTGACGATAAAACGCCTGAGGTCAGCGGAGTTTTACTAAGCAGctgtacgattttttttttcagttttattttttctcaaatAACAGTATGTAGTGTGCCTTTCGAACTGACACGGCGAGCATAAGCATTTACCACGATCACTGGCTGTATTGTGAAGTCATTTCCCTTGTCTAACCGCTTGAAAGAGACCTCTATGAAAGATGGTTTCTAAAGTTTGAATatggaattgtttttttttggattttggtTTCTGAATGCCCATTGTCCTGATTATGATTCCAGTTTAGGTTAAATGGGTGTCAAGCGAGTGCCTCTCGATCCTTGATTGACCGTGACCTCTATTTACGTTCCTTAACCCCCACAATTGTCCCGTATGACTCCGTTACTTAATATatcgtatatattttttctttaacattAACACTACATGTGCACATTAATGCTAATGCACAGTCATGTGCACTTTCACCGGTTGGTAAGTATTTGAATATAAGCATCTCTTTCGCACTCGACACTGAATAGATATGGATGAGAAGGATGTCACAAAGATTAATTTTGCATCATGAAATTAAACAAAGGAAAGGATATTCAAGGGTAAATAACTGCGGCGTTTAGGTAGTTGAATACTTTTTGTTTGACCTTTTTGTGGAATTTCCGCCCGTGTGGTTTTACTTTGTGTGATACTGTAAGGGCTGGCACAGACCGCAGACATTTTTGCCAAGTTTTACCAGAGcttgataattttaaattgatataactgaattatttaatcccgatttgtattttgaatatttcttgACTTTTTCATCAAACACAACACTACTTCTAACTTTAGTATCTCTGTGTGCGCCCTTATTGTAACCCATAATTTTCTTTGAGTGTCCTTAATAATGTACTTGTTAGGATGTTTGTAAGATATACAATGTCACTAATTCACACACAAGTCACTCGATTGAATCACATACACTTTGACTTCATTACCATTATACTTTGTAATGTAATTCAGTTTCATTTTAGTTATACACAGCggaattttaacattatttcgTAGTGATTACAGTTGATTTCATCTTGCCAAAGAAATTGATCGCGTTGATGAAAAAATCaccttaattttgaaattaaaaggaATTGAGTAGGTAATTAGAGCTATGGTTCTGCATAAGATATGggcatatgtatgtataagttatGGGCGGTTCCCCACATTTCAGGAGAACCACTCTCCGTATTATCCGTCCgattaaaaagtagcctaagctCGGTCTCGGGCTTTATTTATGTATCAATTGAAATCAGTTAAGTAGTTTGGTGTGAAAACCCGACATAGTTTTGCAATTATAACATTAGTAATAGAGAAagataaatcatattttagGGAGCCAAGATTACAGTTCTAGTCGACCTTTAGGGACCCCTAATTACTTAGGTCAGGGCAAGGCCACGCATTAGGTCCCTTGTCAAATCCTgcgtataattttattgtcttaaaaataaaaaaggtcttaTCTCTAAGGTTTTATATTCTCAGAATAGACGTTTTAGTTTTTATCGATAACTAACTATCGTGATTACGCAGGTGATGTCTTtctttgtaaaagaaaatacgTGTTCAAAGATAAAAGGTGACTAATGTtggtattataatttataggattatattatttgcaaaaatctcaCTGAATCATCGATAAgagtttatttacttgtttagtTTGCTCGACAACTTGATCcgttaaattaaatttacttAAAGTCCATATTTTTTGCAGATAGGCTTTAATAACTAACTCTGTAATGTTATTTAGTTAATAGAAGAAGTAATActcaacacaaaatattatgcaaaattgTATGTTTCATGTATCtaaagaagtaaaaaaatatgttcaatcTAGATACAGTGCAAATATcttataaaattttgacataCCATTACAACGTCAATAATAACTTACAGACAGAAGACTCCGAGTCAATAGGACCACATCAatcataaattataaagttcaaACTACTAATAATTTGTCGACAGATCTCAGCCGATCCCCGACGACTCATCAGGCAAGTCGGGGGCGAAGTTCTACCAGAGCTACGACAGACTGTTCATCCTCAAGACCCTCACTTCCGAGGAGGTGGAGAGGATGCACTCGTTTCTAAAGCATTATCACCCCGTGAGTATTGCATTTTAGGTTTTTCAGCACATTACATAGATGACGTCATAGGTGGGTATGTAAGAAAAAGACATGCTGCTCCGACGAGTGGGAGCAGATGTTGATCCACAATT encodes:
- the LOC110384211 gene encoding phosphatidylinositol 5-phosphate 4-kinase type-2 beta isoform X1 produces the protein MSVPSTGLSKLKKKHIRVKHQKVKLFRANEPLLSVFMWGVNHTINELSHVTIPVMLLPDDFRAYSKLKVDNHLFNKENMPSHFKVKEYCPLVFRNLRERFGIDDLDYKESLTRFRKPDNYLCSRPQKRPGGLLRRSATAPNGVANLKNETHQESIFHDASEFVKRGLTIKRLRSQPIPDDSSGKSGAKFYQSYDRLFILKTLTSEEVERMHSFLKHYHPYIVERHGKTLLPQYLGMYRLTVDGIEHYLVATRNVFSNHLNIHRKYDLKGSTVDREASEKELEKDLPTLKDNDFIKQGVRIDIGDAAKEKLLETLTADVEFLTKLHLMDYSLLLGMHECGRGEAEAEAAQRDADRDSDNNDSDTDSDTDNRHHGDR